From a single Pseudoalteromonas nigrifaciens genomic region:
- a CDS encoding multidrug effflux MFS transporter, whose protein sequence is MQTQPAKPNLTLLLILALLVIFCPMAIDIYLPAFPTIAEQFAVSEQQVQQSVAIFMLTVGLGQLIAGPLADKFGRKPVAVIGISLYAGSALLAYYAPSFNILLLARALQGLGACATFVVAFAIVRDKYGAQRSGQMITYLNGIICFIPALAPILGAWLTVQFGWRMNFLFLTFFAIFGLVITLLFFKETRPADSYYQGHILDLRRFMPIISTPIFLFNSLLCMVAMSAILVYVTLAPGWLITHLGGTVADFTFWFTLNAVCSIVASFIAPMYIKNNSQRALRLGVGLLIFSGLLMLALSTIQTALALMLPMLIAALGFALSLGSAAGMALSRFAKQAGTASALLGAMQMSGASILVFATQFLGLTTPWLIAFHLLLLLPLWLILISKKGHALHPTQG, encoded by the coding sequence ATGCAAACACAGCCCGCTAAACCAAACTTAACTTTATTACTTATATTAGCGTTACTCGTTATTTTTTGCCCTATGGCTATTGATATTTACCTACCTGCATTTCCAACTATTGCTGAGCAATTTGCTGTTTCAGAGCAGCAAGTACAACAAAGTGTTGCTATTTTTATGCTCACTGTAGGCTTAGGGCAATTAATTGCAGGCCCCCTTGCTGATAAGTTTGGTCGTAAACCGGTCGCTGTCATTGGTATTAGCCTGTATGCGGGCTCTGCCTTGTTAGCCTATTATGCTCCTTCATTTAATATATTGCTGCTCGCGCGTGCTTTACAAGGATTAGGAGCATGTGCCACTTTTGTGGTTGCTTTTGCCATAGTACGTGATAAATACGGTGCACAGCGAAGTGGGCAAATGATCACTTATTTAAATGGTATTATTTGTTTTATTCCAGCATTAGCGCCCATTTTAGGGGCATGGTTAACCGTGCAGTTTGGCTGGCGGATGAATTTTTTATTTTTAACTTTTTTTGCTATTTTTGGCTTAGTTATAACCTTATTATTTTTTAAAGAAACACGCCCAGCAGACAGCTACTATCAAGGCCATATTTTAGATTTACGCCGTTTTATGCCCATTATTAGCACTCCTATATTTTTATTTAATAGCTTACTTTGTATGGTCGCAATGTCGGCAATACTGGTGTACGTAACACTTGCGCCGGGTTGGTTAATTACTCACTTAGGCGGTACAGTTGCTGACTTTACTTTTTGGTTTACACTCAATGCGGTATGTAGCATTGTGGCGAGTTTTATAGCGCCTATGTATATTAAAAATAATAGCCAGCGTGCTTTGCGTCTTGGGGTTGGTTTATTGATTTTTTCGGGGTTATTAATGCTTGCGCTTAGCACCATACAAACCGCGCTGGCACTTATGTTACCTATGCTTATTGCTGCACTTGGTTTTGCTTTAAGTTTAGGCTCTGCAGCTGGTATGGCACTTTCTCGCTTTGCAAAACAAGCCGGAACCGCTTCAGCGCTACTTGGCGCAATGCAAATGAGTGGTGCGAGTATATTAGTGTTTGCAACACAGTTTTTAGGGTTAACTACACCATGGCTAATAGCCTTTCATTTACTATTGTTACTTCCTCTTTGGCTTATTTTAATAAGTAAAAAAGGACATGCTTTACACCCAACTCAAGGCTGA
- a CDS encoding methylglyoxal synthase, which yields MDQKIQSLPAKKNIALVAHDGKKAALKLWCIKHLNALSEHTLYATGTTGHLINKTTGLDVIQLLSGPMGGDQQLGAKIAEHEIHMLVFFWDPLASQPHDPDVKALLRLAAVWNIPVACNEVSADMLLSSPLMNVELERTLPDYEKYLATRQIDI from the coding sequence ATGGACCAAAAAATACAATCGCTACCGGCTAAAAAAAATATTGCACTAGTAGCGCACGATGGTAAAAAAGCGGCTTTAAAATTATGGTGTATAAAACACCTAAACGCACTGAGCGAGCATACATTATATGCCACAGGCACCACAGGGCATTTAATCAATAAAACCACAGGGCTAGATGTAATTCAATTGCTTAGCGGCCCAATGGGTGGCGATCAGCAATTAGGGGCTAAAATTGCTGAGCATGAAATACATATGCTGGTGTTTTTTTGGGACCCGCTGGCATCGCAACCCCACGACCCAGATGTAAAAGCACTACTACGCTTAGCGGCAGTGTGGAACATACCAGTAGCCTGTAATGAAGTAAGTGCTGACATGCTCCTAAGCTCGCCATTAATGAATGTTGAGCTTGAACGCACCTTGCCAGATTACGAAAAGTATTTAGCAACCCGACAAATAGATATTTAA
- a CDS encoding bactofilin family protein, with the protein MFGKKKQVTNNASLKRVNHAPSIISEDMRLTGSIISQGEVQLDGRIDGDIKATHLVIGTTGVVEGIVEATSVIVKGKIIGSLNASEVNIKNNAHVHGDIFHDTLSIEAGAIIEGNLKQRFEKESLTLINDESKPVSDVKPLINEDDIGLSFVNKQASNKS; encoded by the coding sequence GTGTTTGGTAAAAAAAAGCAAGTAACAAATAACGCTTCATTAAAACGCGTTAATCACGCTCCTTCTATTATTTCAGAAGATATGCGCCTTACCGGGTCAATAATAAGCCAAGGTGAAGTGCAACTTGATGGCCGCATTGATGGCGACATTAAAGCTACTCATTTAGTAATTGGCACTACAGGCGTAGTTGAGGGTATTGTTGAAGCGACAAGCGTGATTGTTAAGGGCAAAATAATTGGTTCATTAAATGCCAGTGAAGTTAACATTAAAAATAACGCTCATGTGCATGGTGATATTTTTCACGATACGCTTAGTATAGAAGCTGGTGCAATTATTGAAGGTAATTTAAAACAGCGCTTTGAAAAAGAAAGCTTAACACTCATTAATGATGAGTCAAAGCCGGTGAGCGATGTAAAACCATTAATTAACGAGGACGATATCGGCTTGTCATTCGTAAATAAACAAGCCTCTAATAAAAGCTAG
- a CDS encoding M23 family metallopeptidase — translation MPIFIKSFFEQFFPSRQLLIRQNGEVKHVVLAPWLQVFIVLLVLVTLSWVSISSFRVYSQTTKISDIEQTQLDEQKQWQQQVSEQKTRHDEQIAQLAELEQKQALLQSMIESLPASLSKDVIKLGDELESPIEEEQSEFHEPLVDDSAQSKQVQNTPPSTFAARYAQLNQYYEQNFLSLESQITQRHNAILAMLKGAGLESALAQHLALSEQTTAQGGPLDVFDEAKIPGTFLAIADKLLLLNNLENFLNELPNTLPLPAAKYYISSNFGLRKDPMNSRRAFHKGVDLAGWHKTEIFAPADGTVLRAGRNGGYGNFIELEHKNGLVTRFGHLNKVKVKKGQAVTKYDVIGLMGSTGRSTSTHLHYEVLIDGKHVNPLKITKALSRVW, via the coding sequence ATGCCTATATTTATAAAGTCTTTTTTTGAACAGTTTTTCCCCTCTCGTCAACTACTTATTCGCCAAAATGGTGAAGTTAAGCATGTGGTTTTGGCGCCTTGGCTGCAAGTTTTTATCGTATTACTTGTATTAGTTACTCTTAGTTGGGTAAGTATTTCGAGCTTTCGGGTTTACTCACAAACTACAAAAATATCAGATATTGAGCAAACTCAACTCGATGAGCAAAAACAATGGCAACAGCAAGTCAGCGAGCAAAAAACACGCCATGACGAACAAATAGCACAATTAGCTGAGCTTGAACAAAAACAAGCTTTACTCCAAAGCATGATCGAATCTCTTCCTGCTTCTCTTAGTAAAGATGTTATAAAGCTGGGTGACGAACTTGAATCTCCTATTGAAGAAGAGCAAAGCGAGTTTCATGAACCTTTAGTCGATGACAGCGCTCAAAGTAAACAGGTGCAAAATACGCCCCCTAGTACATTCGCTGCTCGCTATGCACAGCTAAATCAATACTACGAGCAAAATTTTTTATCGCTTGAAAGTCAAATTACCCAACGTCATAACGCCATTTTAGCCATGCTTAAAGGTGCAGGGCTAGAGTCTGCATTAGCGCAACATTTAGCATTAAGCGAGCAAACAACCGCTCAAGGTGGTCCGTTAGATGTATTCGATGAAGCAAAAATTCCTGGCACATTTTTAGCTATTGCCGATAAATTATTACTACTAAATAATTTAGAAAACTTTTTAAATGAACTGCCTAATACCTTACCGCTGCCAGCTGCAAAGTATTATATTTCTAGCAACTTTGGATTGCGAAAAGATCCAATGAACAGTCGCCGCGCCTTTCATAAGGGCGTTGATTTAGCCGGCTGGCATAAAACTGAAATATTTGCTCCTGCCGACGGTACTGTACTGCGCGCTGGGCGCAATGGCGGTTATGGTAACTTTATAGAACTTGAACATAAAAATGGCTTAGTCACTCGCTTTGGTCATTTAAATAAAGTTAAAGTAAAAAAAGGCCAAGCAGTCACTAAGTACGATGTAATAGGCTTAATGGGCAGCACCGGCAGAAGTACCAGCACTCACTTACATTATGAAGTGCTTATTGATGGCAAGCATGTCAATCCTCTTAAAATAACAAAGGCGCTCTCTCGTGTTTGGTAA
- a CDS encoding HAD family hydrolase, whose product MTLKAVLFDMDGTLVDSESIHFACWSQVLAPFNVNYEEGEFCQRFSGRPTLEAASEIKQQHNLSVSSDYLADEKYRLFAQYVKTNLPALMPFAEQALIAVKSSGLKMALVTGSARHEAEPILKGLGFYDLFDAVVTKDDVINPKPAGDPYLLALKQINVAAKDAIAVEDTFTGVTAANNAAVSVVAIANSHTQNHDFSQASYRMDDLQEFWQWLQFQL is encoded by the coding sequence ATGACTTTAAAAGCAGTATTATTTGATATGGATGGCACGTTAGTCGACTCTGAAAGCATACACTTTGCATGTTGGAGCCAGGTACTTGCGCCATTTAATGTAAACTACGAAGAGGGTGAGTTTTGTCAGCGTTTTTCGGGGCGGCCAACGCTCGAAGCTGCAAGTGAAATAAAGCAACAGCATAACTTATCGGTTAGCAGTGACTATTTAGCCGATGAAAAATACCGTTTATTTGCACAATATGTAAAAACCAATTTACCAGCACTAATGCCTTTTGCAGAACAAGCATTAATAGCGGTTAAAAGCAGCGGCTTAAAAATGGCGTTAGTAACAGGCAGCGCTCGCCACGAAGCAGAACCAATATTAAAAGGGCTTGGCTTTTATGATCTATTTGACGCAGTAGTCACTAAAGATGATGTTATTAATCCAAAGCCAGCCGGAGATCCTTACTTATTAGCACTCAAGCAGATAAATGTAGCTGCTAAAGATGCCATTGCAGTAGAAGATACCTTTACCGGAGTAACTGCAGCAAACAACGCCGCTGTAAGTGTTGTGGCGATTGCTAATAGCCATACGCAAAACCATGACTTTAGCCAAGCCAGTTACCGTATGGATGATCTGCAAGAGTTTTGGCAATGGCTGCAATTTCAACTATAG
- a CDS encoding LysE family translocator, whose translation MINPDFLVSFLLASFLIAVAPGPSNAFLMAQTFANGRTAGMQSAFGFALGGVVHTFFAVVGLTAILKASEVAYSAVQYAGAAYLCYLGIMMLKSTFIKEPIEQSDKPHITTKKSKNVMFQAMMTEVLNPKVALFFIAFIPQFVDPALSSATFQLAFFGLLYPLFAFPIDCAYIYFGDKIARFFRDNPNSQTWIDRITGIVFIALAINLLL comes from the coding sequence ATGATAAACCCTGATTTTTTAGTTTCTTTTTTACTGGCTAGCTTTTTAATTGCGGTGGCCCCAGGGCCTTCTAATGCCTTTTTAATGGCACAAACCTTTGCTAATGGCCGTACGGCAGGAATGCAAAGTGCGTTTGGTTTTGCCCTCGGTGGAGTAGTACATACATTTTTTGCTGTTGTTGGCTTAACCGCCATACTTAAAGCCTCTGAGGTAGCTTATAGTGCAGTGCAATATGCAGGCGCTGCTTATTTGTGCTACTTAGGGATAATGATGCTTAAAAGCACTTTTATAAAAGAGCCTATTGAGCAATCAGACAAACCACATATAACTACGAAGAAAAGTAAAAATGTAATGTTTCAAGCCATGATGACCGAAGTACTTAACCCTAAAGTAGCATTATTTTTTATCGCGTTTATTCCACAATTTGTTGATCCAGCACTTTCTTCGGCTACTTTTCAGCTCGCCTTTTTTGGTTTGCTGTATCCGCTTTTTGCTTTTCCGATTGATTGCGCTTATATTTATTTTGGCGATAAAATTGCGCGCTTTTTTAGAGATAACCCAAATAGCCAAACTTGGATAGATAGGATCACCGGCATTGTTTTCATTGCCCTTGCTATTAACTTATTACTTTAA
- the fahA gene encoding fumarylacetoacetase, with protein MSLINETHDINLTSWVASANVADCDFPIQNLPFAEVRRKNSNEAFRGAVAIGDQVIDLAKLNELAIFSGDAQTAIAAASNTTLNEFMSLGQQYWSALRLALSKALREGSEHQTKLSEALIAQADIEFALPCRIGDYTDFYTSIYHATAVGSLFRPDNPLLPNYKWVPIGYHGRSSSIGVSGQQFHRPKGQTKAPDAEVPSFGPCKRLDYELEVGIYLGKGNALGDAIAIENAENHVFGFCVFNDWSARDLQAWEYQPLGPFLAKNFASTVSPWIVTTEALAPFRTSWTRDENDPQPLDYLESKANREQGAFDIQMDVKIQTQQMRDEGHTPTRVSTSSFKHSYWTVAQMVTHHTVNGCNFMPGDMLGSGTQSGPTHEEAGSLLELSRGGKEKITLSNGQQRSFLEDGDNVIMRGWCEKEGYARIGFGCVESTVLAAK; from the coding sequence ATGAGTTTAATTAACGAAACCCATGATATAAATTTAACAAGCTGGGTAGCCTCTGCAAACGTTGCAGATTGCGACTTCCCTATTCAAAATCTACCTTTTGCTGAAGTTCGTCGTAAAAATAGCAACGAAGCTTTTCGTGGCGCTGTCGCTATTGGCGATCAGGTTATCGATTTAGCAAAACTAAATGAACTCGCTATTTTTAGTGGTGATGCGCAAACAGCCATTGCTGCTGCAAGTAACACAACATTAAATGAATTTATGAGCCTTGGGCAGCAATATTGGTCAGCACTGCGTTTAGCATTATCTAAAGCGCTGCGTGAAGGCTCTGAGCATCAGACTAAATTAAGCGAAGCGCTTATTGCACAGGCTGATATTGAGTTTGCATTGCCGTGTCGCATTGGTGATTACACCGACTTTTACACCTCTATTTACCATGCAACTGCTGTGGGTAGCTTGTTTCGCCCAGACAACCCACTACTACCTAACTATAAATGGGTACCTATTGGTTATCATGGTCGCTCATCATCTATTGGTGTATCGGGCCAACAATTTCATCGCCCTAAAGGCCAAACCAAAGCGCCAGATGCTGAAGTACCATCGTTTGGCCCGTGTAAACGCCTTGATTATGAACTAGAAGTAGGTATTTACTTAGGTAAAGGTAACGCGTTAGGTGATGCTATAGCGATTGAAAATGCTGAAAACCATGTATTTGGCTTTTGTGTCTTTAACGATTGGTCAGCACGTGATTTACAAGCGTGGGAATATCAGCCGTTAGGGCCGTTTTTAGCTAAAAACTTTGCATCAACGGTATCTCCTTGGATAGTGACAACTGAAGCGCTAGCACCATTTAGAACAAGCTGGACACGAGATGAAAACGATCCACAACCATTGGATTATTTAGAATCTAAAGCGAACCGTGAACAAGGCGCGTTTGATATTCAAATGGATGTAAAAATTCAAACTCAGCAAATGCGTGATGAAGGTCATACACCAACGCGTGTATCAACCTCAAGCTTTAAGCACTCATACTGGACAGTTGCGCAAATGGTAACGCACCATACTGTGAATGGTTGTAACTTTATGCCAGGTGATATGCTGGGCTCGGGTACGCAATCTGGCCCAACCCATGAAGAAGCGGGTTCGTTACTTGAGCTTTCTCGTGGTGGTAAAGAAAAAATCACGCTGAGCAATGGCCAACAACGTAGCTTTTTAGAAGACGGCGATAACGTTATTATGCGTGGCTGGTGTGAAAAAGAAGGTTACGCACGCATTGGTTTTGGCTGTGTAGAGAGTACTGTACTCGCTGCAAAATAA
- the hppD gene encoding 4-hydroxyphenylpyruvate dioxygenase — translation MSEVNNPLGLVGIEFTEYATPDADYMDKVFTDFGFSKLKKFKGKDIVYYNQNDIHFLLNNERDGFSAQFAKDHGPAICSMGWRVENAQKAFEAAVERGAKPATDSANKDLPYPAIYGIGDSLIYFIEQFGEKGSIYAQDFEDLAEQNVVDDKGFIRIDHLTNNVYKGTMEKWANFYKDVFGFTEVRYFDIKGQKTALISYALKSPCGTFSIPINEGKGNDNNQIDEYLGEYNGPGVQHLAFLTDDLVSSLDKLDKSTIATLDIIPEYYDTIFDRVPWVAEDKEKIREHQILVDSQSENCYLLQIFSKNLFGPIFIEMIQRVDDGGFGEGNFQALFESIERDQERRGVL, via the coding sequence ATGAGTGAAGTAAATAACCCTTTAGGTTTAGTTGGTATCGAATTTACCGAATATGCAACACCTGATGCAGATTACATGGATAAAGTATTTACCGACTTTGGCTTTTCAAAGCTAAAAAAATTCAAAGGTAAAGACATTGTTTATTACAATCAAAACGATATTCATTTTTTATTAAATAACGAGCGTGATGGTTTTTCGGCACAGTTTGCTAAAGATCATGGCCCGGCTATTTGCTCTATGGGTTGGCGAGTAGAGAATGCACAAAAAGCATTTGAAGCAGCGGTAGAGCGCGGTGCAAAACCAGCAACCGACTCGGCAAATAAAGATTTACCTTACCCTGCAATTTATGGCATTGGCGACAGCTTAATTTACTTTATTGAGCAATTTGGCGAAAAAGGCTCTATTTACGCACAAGACTTTGAAGATCTAGCCGAGCAAAACGTGGTTGACGATAAAGGCTTTATTCGCATCGACCATTTAACTAATAATGTTTATAAAGGCACCATGGAAAAATGGGCTAACTTTTATAAAGATGTATTTGGTTTTACAGAAGTTCGCTACTTCGACATTAAAGGCCAAAAAACAGCGTTAATTTCGTATGCGCTTAAATCGCCTTGTGGCACTTTCTCTATTCCTATTAACGAAGGTAAAGGCAACGATAATAACCAAATCGATGAATACCTTGGTGAATACAATGGCCCTGGCGTACAGCATTTAGCATTTTTAACTGACGACTTAGTAAGCTCACTTGATAAGCTTGATAAATCGACTATTGCAACTTTAGATATTATTCCTGAGTACTACGATACTATTTTTGACCGTGTACCTTGGGTTGCTGAAGACAAAGAAAAAATTCGTGAGCATCAAATTCTAGTAGATAGCCAAAGTGAAAACTGTTACTTACTACAAATTTTCTCTAAAAACCTATTTGGTCCTATTTTTATTGAAATGATTCAGCGAGTTGACGATGGTGGCTTTGGTGAAGGTAACTTCCAAGCACTATTTGAATCAATTGAACGCGACCAAGAGCGCCGTGGCGTTTTATAA
- the yegD gene encoding molecular chaperone: MFVGFDYGSSNCAMGVMNEGNVQLVPLEQGKHYLPSTLYTHHSALVVDYVAKHLQGSSDELAFKTQRQALLNSLPRIKSDLDLIPTDETLFVGREAISEYVQFPEEGYFVKSPKSFFGATGLKQGQINFFEDIATAMILKIKQRAEQSLSKTLTQTVIGRPVNFQAVGGEESNQQAIGILERAAKRAGFKEVAFLYEPLAAGIDYESNLTQNQKVLVIDIGGGTSDCSFVQMGPSFRDKNDRDADFLAHSGKRIGGNDLDIALSYYGLMPLLGLGSTFKSGLPLPNQAFWQACKINDVNLQSQFYSANHYRELSAQLRDVSAPELFKRLIHLQQNRQGHQLVQQAEAAKIALTSATNYNCDLSFLDASLSKDVSVSDLALAVDDSISQIVTLAKQAINDADTTPDVIYLTGGSAQSPLIKAALSQHLGDIKMVNGDHFGSVTAGLTKWASMLYS; the protein is encoded by the coding sequence ATGTTTGTTGGTTTTGATTATGGTAGTTCTAATTGTGCTATGGGTGTAATGAACGAGGGTAACGTTCAATTAGTGCCGTTAGAGCAAGGAAAACATTACCTACCTTCAACACTTTATACCCACCATAGTGCGTTGGTAGTTGACTATGTTGCCAAGCATTTACAAGGTAGCAGCGATGAGCTTGCATTTAAAACCCAGCGCCAAGCATTGCTAAATTCATTACCACGGATTAAATCTGACTTAGATTTAATCCCCACAGACGAAACCTTATTTGTTGGCCGCGAAGCAATTAGCGAGTATGTGCAATTTCCTGAAGAGGGTTATTTTGTTAAATCACCAAAATCATTTTTTGGCGCTACGGGTTTAAAACAAGGACAAATTAACTTTTTTGAAGACATTGCCACCGCAATGATTTTAAAAATAAAACAACGTGCTGAGCAATCACTAAGCAAAACGTTAACCCAAACCGTTATTGGTCGTCCGGTTAACTTTCAGGCGGTAGGCGGTGAGGAGTCAAATCAGCAAGCAATTGGTATTTTAGAGCGCGCTGCAAAACGTGCCGGCTTTAAAGAAGTCGCATTTTTATACGAGCCACTGGCGGCCGGTATTGATTACGAGAGCAACTTAACACAAAACCAAAAAGTACTGGTTATTGATATTGGTGGCGGTACCAGCGATTGCTCGTTTGTGCAAATGGGGCCAAGCTTTCGGGATAAAAACGACCGTGACGCTGACTTTTTAGCTCACAGCGGTAAGCGTATTGGTGGAAACGATTTAGACATAGCTTTAAGTTACTATGGCTTGATGCCGCTTTTAGGCTTAGGCAGTACGTTTAAATCAGGGCTACCTTTGCCTAATCAAGCTTTTTGGCAAGCCTGTAAAATTAACGATGTAAACTTACAAAGCCAATTTTATAGTGCTAACCATTATAGAGAACTTAGCGCACAATTGCGTGATGTAAGCGCGCCAGAGCTATTTAAACGATTAATACATTTGCAGCAAAATAGGCAAGGGCATCAATTAGTACAACAAGCTGAGGCTGCTAAAATAGCATTAACTTCAGCCACTAATTATAACTGCGATCTTAGCTTTTTAGATGCGTCATTAAGTAAAGATGTTTCAGTCAGTGATTTAGCATTAGCGGTAGATGATAGCATTAGCCAAATAGTCACTTTAGCGAAGCAAGCTATAAATGATGCAGATACTACGCCCGATGTTATTTATTTAACCGGTGGTAGTGCACAGTCGCCTCTTATTAAAGCGGCGCTTAGCCAACATTTAGGTGATATTAAAATGGTTAATGGCGATCACTTTGGTAGTGTAACCGCCGGCTTAACTAAATGGGCTAGCATGCTTTACAGCTAA
- a CDS encoding DNA ligase: MFYIKLITLITAVLFSSIVNATLPKVLLAKVYDETKHSDVSNYLVSEKFDGVRAIWTGKQFVTRQGNVINAPEWFTAPLPKVWLDGELWTKHQHFAVLSGIVRTKTPNNHDWQSITYQVFDMPDANVPFSQRYSNYSHLVAGLNSPHIKAIKQHQFTNNQLLTNYFKNITAQGGEGVMLHLASAKHADGRSDALLKLKPYLDAEAIVIAYLPGKGKYQGMLGALRVKTPQGQLFSIGTGFSDAERESPPALGSTITYRFHGLTKNGLPRFASFLRVRESP; encoded by the coding sequence ATGTTTTATATAAAATTAATTACTTTAATCACAGCAGTACTTTTTAGCTCTATTGTGAATGCAACATTGCCCAAGGTGCTGCTTGCTAAAGTGTATGATGAAACTAAGCACAGCGATGTAAGTAACTATTTAGTTAGTGAAAAGTTTGATGGTGTAAGGGCTATTTGGACAGGCAAACAGTTTGTTACCCGACAAGGTAATGTAATAAACGCGCCTGAATGGTTTACAGCGCCCTTACCTAAAGTATGGCTTGATGGTGAACTGTGGACTAAACATCAGCACTTTGCGGTGCTCAGTGGCATTGTGCGCACTAAAACTCCCAATAATCATGATTGGCAAAGTATTACGTATCAAGTATTTGATATGCCTGATGCAAACGTGCCTTTTAGCCAGCGCTACAGCAATTACAGCCACCTTGTTGCTGGTTTAAATTCACCTCATATAAAAGCTATAAAGCAGCATCAGTTTACTAATAACCAATTATTAACTAACTATTTTAAAAATATAACAGCGCAAGGTGGCGAAGGCGTTATGCTGCATTTAGCAAGCGCAAAACATGCCGATGGGCGCAGCGATGCGCTATTAAAATTAAAGCCCTACTTAGATGCTGAAGCAATAGTGATTGCATACCTACCGGGTAAAGGTAAATACCAAGGCATGTTAGGAGCGTTAAGAGTAAAAACACCGCAAGGGCAACTGTTTTCAATTGGCACCGGATTTAGCGACGCCGAGCGCGAAAGCCCGCCAGCATTGGGTAGCACCATTACTTATCGATTCCATGGTTTAACAAAAAATGGCTTACCTCGTTTTGCTAGTTTTTTACGCGTGAGAGAGTCACCCTAA
- a CDS encoding hotdog fold domain-containing protein — protein sequence MSNKSSVLTAWRIVKKLPFGHWLFTKIVCFKAPYFGSMKPYILNLKAGHCSARVKNRRRVHNHIGTIHAIAQCNLAELCAGVMVDATVPVKTHRWIPKGMTVQYLAKVDTDVTAIAEIDLPHQWLDKEDLVVPVKLYNTRNELVFTADITMYITAKK from the coding sequence ATGAGCAATAAATCTTCAGTTTTAACAGCATGGCGCATTGTTAAAAAGCTACCCTTTGGGCACTGGCTATTTACTAAAATAGTCTGTTTTAAAGCGCCATACTTTGGCTCGATGAAGCCTTACATACTTAATTTAAAAGCAGGACATTGTAGTGCGCGGGTTAAAAACCGGCGTAGGGTTCATAATCACATAGGTACAATACATGCAATAGCGCAGTGTAATTTGGCCGAGTTATGTGCTGGAGTGATGGTGGATGCCACGGTACCGGTTAAAACTCACCGTTGGATCCCAAAAGGTATGACGGTACAGTATTTAGCTAAAGTAGATACCGATGTAACCGCTATTGCAGAGATTGATTTACCGCACCAGTGGCTAGATAAAGAAGACTTAGTGGTGCCAGTAAAATTATATAATACCCGCAATGAACTAGTATTCACTGCAGATATTACTATGTACATTACAGCTAAAAAGTAA